A window of the Desulfobacula toluolica Tol2 genome harbors these coding sequences:
- the murD gene encoding UDP-N-acetylmuramoyl-L-alanine--D-glutamate ligase, with the protein MKTKTSPYFLIIGLGTSGLSMAKFLSSRGKNVVATDIDASRSHVAKQLNALGIKTQIGFHNQETFNRAKVMVPSPGIPLTNKFIKTAADNGVGITGELDIFSRYNDLPIIAITGTNGKTTTTTLIGDMLKACGMNPFVGGNIGTPLVDHLMDKKNTDIIVAEISSFQLDLAKRFKPDVGVLLNISEDHLDRYDSYSAYKDSKWRIFKHQDASDKAIINQSVNEFDKKSQKLKSMIFAFSSQKSIQTQWGANIGSDTIDIITKNVSHKIKAAQVKGLQGRHNRENIAAAVLACLGAGAKMSGILKGLKTFKNLAHRIEFIKTINGISFYNDSKATNTDAVIRALECFDNNIILILGGREKDTDFSLLIKAVKQKVKTIVAIGESKTHIKNTFETVCIVKKAQTMNHAVQKAFDSAAKNDIILLSPACASFDMYENYASRGDDFVNCVTRLGN; encoded by the coding sequence ATGAAAACAAAAACATCACCATATTTTCTGATCATCGGTCTTGGAACTTCAGGACTTTCCATGGCCAAATTTCTCAGCTCCAGGGGCAAGAACGTAGTTGCCACAGATATTGACGCAAGCAGAAGCCATGTTGCAAAACAACTCAATGCCCTTGGCATTAAAACTCAAATCGGTTTTCACAACCAGGAAACCTTTAACAGGGCCAAAGTCATGGTTCCAAGTCCAGGTATCCCTTTAACCAATAAATTTATTAAAACAGCGGCAGACAATGGTGTTGGCATAACAGGCGAACTGGATATTTTTTCCCGGTACAATGATCTTCCAATAATTGCCATTACAGGCACAAACGGCAAAACCACGACCACAACCTTAATCGGCGACATGCTCAAGGCCTGCGGCATGAATCCTTTTGTGGGAGGCAATATCGGAACTCCACTGGTTGATCACTTGATGGACAAAAAAAACACGGATATCATCGTGGCTGAAATTTCAAGTTTCCAACTGGATCTTGCAAAACGGTTCAAGCCTGATGTGGGCGTGCTTTTAAATATCTCAGAAGATCACCTGGACAGATACGATAGTTACAGCGCATACAAAGATTCCAAATGGCGCATATTTAAACACCAGGACGCTTCCGACAAAGCAATAATAAATCAATCAGTCAATGAATTTGATAAAAAGTCCCAAAAACTTAAGTCCATGATTTTTGCATTTTCATCACAAAAAAGCATTCAGACACAATGGGGTGCCAACATCGGTTCAGACACCATTGATATTATCACAAAAAATGTGAGCCACAAGATAAAAGCAGCTCAAGTCAAAGGACTTCAGGGCCGTCACAACAGGGAAAATATTGCTGCAGCCGTTCTTGCCTGCCTTGGCGCTGGTGCGAAAATGAGTGGTATTTTAAAAGGATTGAAAACCTTTAAAAATCTTGCACATAGAATTGAATTTATTAAAACCATTAACGGAATTTCTTTTTATAATGATTCCAAAGCCACCAATACGGATGCGGTCATCCGGGCTCTGGAGTGTTTTGATAACAATATTATTCTCATTTTGGGAGGAAGAGAAAAAGACACGGATTTTTCCTTACTGATTAAGGCTGTGAAACAAAAGGTTAAAACCATTGTTGCCATTGGCGAATCCAAAACACACATTAAAAACACATTTGAAACTGTCTGTATAGTAAAAAAGGCCCAAACAATGAACCATGCCGTGCAAAAAGCTTTTGATTCTGCGGCAAAAAACGACATTATCCTTCTCTCCCCGGCCTGTGCAAGCTTTGACATGTATGAAAACTATGCCAGCAGGGGAGATGATTTTGTAAATTGTGTAACCCGGCTTGGAAACTAA
- the mraY gene encoding phospho-N-acetylmuramoyl-pentapeptide-transferase yields MLYEFLYPFHIDYTFLNIFRYITFRTIYAGLTAFLICFLFGPFVIKKLSQMQIGQIIQTDGPQSHMGKQGTPTMGGILILFSIFTTTVIWGNLTNHYVNILLLTLILFGLIGFIDDYLMQVKKRNMGFTAKGKFLIQIIFGFIISYLIYLCPDFDSSLTIPFLKDISPDLGIWYIPFACLVIVGTSNAVNLTDGLDGLAIGPYIVASVTYMFFAYVAGHIQIADYLHVRHIASAGEIAVICGTLAGAGLGFLWFNAHPAQIFMGDSGSIPLGGILGTIAIITKQEILLLIVGGIFVIEALSVIIQVGYFKLTHGKRVFRMAPLHHHFELKGWHESKVIVRFWIVSITLALLSLSTLKIR; encoded by the coding sequence ATGCTCTACGAATTTTTATATCCATTCCATATTGATTACACATTCTTGAATATATTCCGATATATTACATTTAGAACAATTTACGCAGGTCTGACTGCGTTTTTGATTTGTTTTCTTTTCGGACCCTTTGTCATTAAAAAACTTTCCCAAATGCAGATCGGTCAGATCATCCAGACCGATGGGCCCCAATCACATATGGGAAAACAAGGCACGCCGACCATGGGCGGTATCCTGATCCTTTTTTCCATCTTCACCACAACAGTGATCTGGGGAAACCTGACCAATCACTATGTAAACATACTTCTTCTAACCCTGATACTTTTCGGATTGATCGGATTTATAGATGATTATCTGATGCAGGTAAAAAAAAGAAACATGGGATTTACGGCCAAAGGCAAATTTTTGATTCAAATAATATTTGGCTTTATTATCAGCTATCTTATCTATCTCTGCCCTGATTTTGATTCCAGCCTGACGATTCCGTTTTTAAAAGATATTTCCCCGGACCTGGGAATCTGGTATATTCCTTTTGCCTGCCTTGTCATCGTTGGCACATCCAATGCCGTAAACCTGACCGATGGGCTTGACGGCCTGGCCATTGGTCCCTATATAGTTGCCAGTGTCACTTATATGTTCTTTGCCTATGTTGCAGGGCATATCCAGATCGCCGACTACCTTCATGTCCGGCATATTGCCTCTGCCGGTGAAATAGCGGTTATCTGCGGAACCCTGGCAGGCGCAGGATTAGGATTTCTATGGTTTAATGCCCATCCTGCCCAGATTTTCATGGGCGATTCAGGGTCCATTCCTCTGGGCGGTATTTTAGGAACCATTGCCATTATCACAAAACAGGAAATCCTGCTGCTGATTGTAGGAGGAATCTTTGTCATTGAAGCCTTGTCAGTCATCATTCAAGTTGGCTATTTTAAACTGACACATGGAAAAAGAGTGTTTAGAATGGCCCCCCTGCATCACCATTTTGAACTTAAGGGCTGGCATGAATCAAAAGTGATTGTGCGGTTCTGGATTGTCTCCATTACCCTGGCATTACTCTCGTTGAGTACATTGAAAATAAGGTAA
- a CDS encoding UDP-N-acetylmuramoyl-L-alanyl-D-glutamate--2,6-diaminopimelate ligase: MKLSALIKDCSLTAADPFEDMDIHDPDIFFISSNSKQIRPNGLFIAIKGFEADGHDYIEQAFEKGAAAVIAQTNPKNINNVILVENTRLAMASIAANFYGNPSKDLTLVGITGTNGKTTTTWLLESIFKACGFSTGVIGTINIRYNDQTFDTPVTTPDSIDLQKNLYNMKQAGVTHVIMEVSSHGLDLNRVDFCRFDAGVFTNLTQDHLDYHKTIDAYFDCKKRFFTRFLGSNGKNDAPAILNIDDPKGESLFNSLACPNLAVSTKKKTDIFAQSVKDDIHGLSGTICLPGGSFNLTTSLTGKFNLENILCAAGAAHALNIKLEQIKKGLENCPAVPGRLEKINTPIDRYIFVDYAHTPDALESILTTLKQMAPKRIITVFGCGGDRDRSKRPLMGCIACKTSDITIITSDNPRSENPDEIINDICEGLDTFDKLSENDLSFDPFKKGYMVEVDRKKALKKAVFISKPGDIIVAAGKGHETYQITNTGTLHFDDKEELKNSAIEFADQFTPIAWKTEDLSRALNTDPVFSNIKKNHSFSGISTDSRTIAQTHIFLALKGETFDGHIFIKRLIDQGIKGFITQKGFVDTLDQNTRKKIFQSSLIIFETRDTLTGLGQLARYQRLRSNVKLIAITGSSGKTTTRKITQEIFKTQYHTHATTGNFNNEIGLPLTLLNLSHAHEWAIVEMGMNHPGEISRLSRIALPDIAVVTNTAGVHLEGLGSVENVATAKAEIFEGIRKNATAILFADDPRRCILEAKARENNAIKTVLFFGSGYDADFQSADIKTLAGSTQFTAKFNDQKIACSINSPALFMVDNCLAAICAASIAGICRKGIKKGLRAFTPVSGRMNIFRLSDSIHMIDDTYNANPASVTQAINTLQRVSAGKNSIAVLGDMLELGTKSDRLHRQIGLKIALSGISKLFVFGDQTKHMIDGAVENGFSEDNIFHGSKDEIARKILEQSDRETWILVKGSRGMAMENIIQKLQTLLN; encoded by the coding sequence TTGAAACTGTCTGCTCTGATCAAAGATTGTTCACTGACTGCAGCTGATCCTTTTGAGGACATGGATATCCATGACCCGGATATTTTTTTCATCTCTTCAAACTCCAAACAGATCAGGCCCAACGGACTGTTTATTGCCATTAAAGGATTTGAGGCTGACGGGCACGATTATATTGAACAGGCATTTGAAAAAGGGGCTGCGGCTGTTATTGCCCAAACCAATCCGAAAAATATAAATAATGTTATACTGGTTGAAAACACGAGGCTTGCCATGGCCTCCATTGCAGCCAATTTTTACGGCAACCCGTCAAAGGACCTGACCCTTGTAGGCATCACCGGAACAAATGGAAAAACCACCACCACCTGGCTTCTGGAAAGTATTTTCAAGGCCTGCGGATTTTCAACCGGTGTCATTGGAACCATAAATATCCGGTACAATGATCAGACTTTTGATACCCCTGTAACAACTCCTGATTCCATTGATCTTCAAAAAAACCTTTATAACATGAAACAGGCCGGTGTAACCCATGTCATCATGGAAGTTTCCTCCCATGGACTTGACCTGAACAGGGTGGACTTCTGCCGGTTTGATGCCGGGGTATTTACAAACCTGACCCAGGATCACCTGGATTATCACAAAACCATTGATGCCTACTTTGACTGCAAAAAAAGATTTTTCACTCGGTTTCTCGGGTCAAACGGAAAAAACGATGCTCCTGCCATCCTGAACATTGATGACCCCAAAGGAGAATCCTTATTCAATTCTCTTGCCTGTCCAAACCTTGCTGTCAGCACAAAAAAAAAAACAGATATTTTTGCACAAAGTGTCAAAGACGATATCCATGGGTTGTCAGGAACCATTTGTCTGCCCGGCGGTTCATTCAACTTAACAACATCGCTTACCGGCAAATTTAATCTGGAAAATATTTTATGTGCTGCCGGTGCTGCCCATGCCTTGAATATCAAACTTGAACAGATAAAAAAGGGGCTTGAAAACTGCCCTGCCGTTCCGGGCCGGCTGGAAAAAATCAATACCCCGATCGACAGGTATATATTTGTCGATTATGCTCACACGCCTGACGCACTTGAATCCATTCTGACCACGCTCAAACAAATGGCCCCCAAAAGAATTATCACTGTTTTCGGATGCGGTGGCGACAGGGACCGTTCAAAACGTCCCTTAATGGGTTGCATTGCCTGCAAAACAAGTGACATTACCATTATAACCTCTGACAACCCGAGATCCGAAAACCCTGATGAAATTATAAATGATATTTGTGAAGGGTTGGACACTTTTGATAAACTTTCTGAAAACGATCTTTCATTTGATCCGTTCAAAAAAGGCTACATGGTTGAAGTTGACCGAAAAAAAGCTCTTAAAAAGGCTGTATTCATTTCAAAACCAGGGGATATAATTGTTGCTGCGGGAAAAGGACACGAAACCTATCAAATTACCAATACAGGCACCCTTCACTTTGATGACAAAGAAGAACTAAAGAACTCCGCCATTGAATTTGCAGACCAATTCACCCCGATTGCATGGAAAACAGAAGATCTGTCCCGTGCATTGAATACAGATCCTGTTTTTTCAAACATAAAAAAAAATCATAGTTTTAGCGGAATCTCCACTGATTCAAGAACTATTGCTCAAACCCATATTTTCCTTGCACTTAAAGGAGAAACTTTTGATGGACATATTTTTATTAAACGCCTTATTGATCAAGGTATAAAAGGATTTATCACCCAAAAAGGATTTGTTGATACTCTTGATCAAAACACTCGAAAAAAAATTTTTCAAAGCAGTCTGATTATTTTTGAAACCAGGGATACCTTAACCGGCTTAGGACAGCTGGCCCGATATCAAAGGCTGCGCTCAAACGTCAAATTAATTGCAATTACAGGTTCCAGCGGAAAAACAACCACAAGAAAAATCACCCAGGAAATATTTAAAACCCAATATCATACCCACGCCACAACTGGTAATTTTAACAATGAAATCGGTTTACCACTGACTCTTTTAAATCTTTCCCATGCTCATGAATGGGCTATCGTGGAAATGGGCATGAACCATCCGGGTGAAATCTCCAGACTGAGCCGGATCGCACTTCCCGATATTGCCGTGGTAACCAATACCGCAGGAGTTCATCTTGAAGGACTTGGCAGTGTTGAGAATGTGGCAACTGCCAAGGCGGAAATTTTTGAAGGCATCCGTAAAAACGCAACCGCAATCCTTTTTGCGGATGATCCAAGGCGCTGCATCCTTGAAGCAAAAGCCAGGGAAAATAACGCCATAAAAACAGTTCTCTTTTTTGGCTCAGGATATGATGCAGACTTTCAATCTGCTGATATTAAAACCTTGGCAGGTTCCACCCAATTTACCGCCAAATTTAACGATCAAAAAATTGCCTGTTCAATCAACTCCCCTGCCCTGTTTATGGTGGATAATTGTCTTGCGGCAATTTGCGCCGCCAGCATTGCAGGCATTTGCAGGAAAGGTATAAAAAAAGGACTCCGGGCCTTTACCCCGGTATCCGGCAGGATGAATATTTTCAGGCTGTCGGATTCCATCCATATGATTGATGACACATATAATGCAAATCCGGCTTCCGTCACCCAGGCCATAAATACCCTGCAAAGAGTCAGTGCCGGCAAAAACAGCATTGCCGTTCTCGGGGATATGCTGGAACTTGGAACAAAATCCGACAGGCTGCATAGGCAAATCGGACTAAAAATCGCTCTATCGGGCATTTCCAAATTATTTGTTTTCGGAGACCAGACAAAGCACATGATAGACGGTGCAGTTGAAAACGGATTTTCAGAAGACAATATATTTCACGGATCAAAAGATGAAATAGCCCGAAAAATATTGGAACAGTCAGACCGGGAAACCTGGATTCTTGTAAAAGGGTCAAGGGGTATGGCCATGGAAAACATCATACAAAAACTTCAAACACTATTAAACTAA
- a CDS encoding peptidoglycan D,D-transpeptidase FtsI family protein, with protein sequence MSNDFNTDMKHRIIIVQILIVASIFFLGAKSFDIQIFKAKELTRKAEDDYSRHFTIHGERGQILDRSMNKLATSIDAVSITACPLKIKNPKDAAEKISNILDINQKELQNTLSSKRTFAWVAKKISPDQAGQIRQLNLTGIYFETDSKRFYPNRTLAAQVIGFTGAEDSGLEGLEFKYDSVMKGSSARINMKRDGNGGNLDLDKKKRVELRGNSIVLTIDKKIQFLSEKTLEKTVMAHRAKSGIALVMRPQTGELLSIAHFPKFNPNNFKEHDRSVFRNRAVTDAFEPGSVMKVFTAAAALEKGFEPQSIFFCENGNYKIGTFTIHDTHPHDWLSINQIIKFSSNIGAAKIVQTIGKRSLHNHLVAFGFGDKTMVGCPGETSGNLSPYRKWSNIDAGAISFGQGVSVSAIQLISGISAIANDGNLMKPMLIKKIISNTGKDIKVYHPERIRQVVSSKIAGQVKRMMSLAVKEEGTGTKAAMNGYSVCGKTGTAQKAMEKRKGYSKRNYISVFGGFAPQGNPELAILVVVDEPRKQYYGGDVAAPAFKSIMAESFNYLNIPPEKSKNMIALLSSGEKT encoded by the coding sequence ATGTCAAATGATTTTAACACAGATATGAAACACAGAATCATTATCGTTCAAATTCTGATCGTTGCATCAATTTTCTTTCTTGGAGCAAAATCCTTTGATATTCAGATTTTTAAGGCCAAAGAACTGACCCGAAAAGCTGAAGACGATTATTCAAGACATTTCACAATTCACGGGGAACGAGGACAGATTCTGGACAGAAGCATGAACAAACTTGCCACCAGCATTGATGCTGTCTCCATTACAGCCTGTCCTTTAAAAATAAAAAACCCGAAAGATGCTGCTGAAAAAATTTCCAACATATTGGATATCAATCAAAAAGAACTTCAAAACACCCTTTCATCCAAGCGTACGTTCGCCTGGGTGGCCAAAAAAATTTCCCCGGATCAGGCCGGTCAAATTCGGCAATTAAATTTGACGGGAATTTATTTTGAAACTGATTCTAAAAGATTTTATCCCAACAGGACTCTTGCAGCACAAGTCATAGGGTTTACAGGTGCTGAAGATTCCGGTCTTGAGGGCCTTGAGTTCAAGTATGACTCTGTTATGAAAGGCAGTTCAGCGAGAATAAATATGAAACGGGACGGAAATGGAGGCAACCTTGATCTTGACAAGAAAAAAAGAGTTGAATTGAGAGGAAACTCCATTGTTCTGACAATTGATAAAAAAATCCAATTTTTAAGTGAGAAAACCCTTGAAAAAACCGTAATGGCTCACCGGGCAAAATCAGGAATAGCCTTGGTGATGAGGCCTCAAACCGGTGAATTGCTTTCCATTGCACATTTTCCAAAATTCAACCCAAACAATTTTAAAGAACATGACAGATCAGTCTTCAGAAACCGCGCCGTCACCGATGCGTTTGAGCCGGGGTCTGTCATGAAGGTCTTTACTGCAGCTGCCGCACTTGAAAAGGGTTTCGAACCACAATCCATCTTTTTTTGTGAAAACGGAAACTATAAAATCGGAACATTTACCATTCATGACACCCATCCCCATGACTGGCTTTCCATCAACCAGATCATCAAGTTCTCAAGTAATATAGGTGCTGCAAAAATTGTACAAACAATTGGAAAAAGATCCTTGCACAACCATCTTGTGGCTTTTGGATTCGGGGATAAAACCATGGTTGGATGTCCAGGAGAGACATCGGGCAACCTGAGCCCATATCGAAAATGGTCTAATATTGATGCCGGTGCCATATCTTTTGGCCAGGGCGTTTCTGTTTCCGCCATACAGCTGATCTCCGGTATCAGCGCCATTGCAAACGACGGGAACCTTATGAAACCCATGTTGATAAAAAAAATCATATCCAACACAGGAAAAGATATAAAAGTGTATCACCCTGAAAGAATCAGACAAGTAGTATCCTCAAAAATTGCCGGGCAGGTCAAAAGAATGATGAGCCTTGCCGTAAAAGAAGAAGGTACAGGCACAAAAGCAGCCATGAACGGATATTCGGTTTGCGGCAAAACAGGAACAGCTCAAAAAGCCATGGAGAAACGCAAAGGATATTCAAAAAGAAACTATATCTCGGTTTTCGGGGGGTTTGCACCACAGGGCAACCCTGAACTTGCCATTCTGGTGGTTGTAGATGAACCCAGAAAACAATATTATGGCGGGGATGTGGCAGCTCCAGCCTTTAAAAGCATTATGGCTGAATCCTTTAATTATTTAAATATACCCCCTGAAAAAAGCAAGAATATGATCGCCTTATTATCAAGCGGAGAAAAAACTTGA
- the rsmH gene encoding 16S rRNA (cytosine(1402)-N(4))-methyltransferase RsmH: MGFEHTSVMPRQVHEQQNLQPGNIAVDCTLGGAGHALSTLKAILPDGLLIGIDQDLDAINHAEKILQPFKKNVLLFHNNFSDLPEILDANGIKGVNSIVLDLGFSLNQLKHARRGFSFNKDEPLDMRMDMRNDLTAFEIINSFKESELIDIFFKFGEEKFSRRIAKRIIEQRKQNPIHTSFELAQIITKAIPAKNIYSQRIHPATRVFQALRIVVNRELEQLEKFMKIVPSLLLKDGRVCIISFHSLEDRIVKQSLRKFENGCTCPKSLPVCLCGFVPQIKSIFKKPLIPTKQEIDQNPMARSSKLRVAQKI, translated from the coding sequence ATGGGCTTTGAGCATACTTCTGTAATGCCCCGGCAGGTGCATGAGCAGCAAAACCTTCAACCAGGAAACATTGCTGTGGATTGTACCTTAGGCGGAGCAGGCCACGCACTTTCAACCTTAAAGGCAATCCTTCCTGATGGCTTGCTTATCGGCATTGATCAGGATTTAGATGCAATTAATCATGCTGAAAAGATTTTACAACCGTTCAAAAAAAATGTGCTGTTGTTTCACAACAATTTTTCCGATCTTCCGGAAATTTTAGATGCTAACGGAATCAAAGGTGTAAACTCGATAGTTCTTGATCTGGGCTTTTCACTGAACCAATTAAAACACGCCAGACGAGGGTTTAGTTTTAACAAGGATGAACCATTGGATATGCGAATGGACATGCGAAATGATCTGACAGCTTTTGAGATTATCAATTCATTCAAGGAGAGTGAACTGATTGATATTTTCTTTAAGTTTGGTGAAGAAAAATTTTCAAGGCGTATTGCAAAACGGATCATTGAACAAAGAAAGCAAAACCCCATTCATACAAGTTTTGAACTGGCACAAATCATCACAAAAGCCATCCCTGCAAAAAACATATACAGCCAGCGCATACATCCTGCAACAAGAGTATTCCAGGCATTAAGGATCGTAGTAAACAGGGAACTTGAACAGCTTGAAAAATTCATGAAAATTGTACCTTCTCTTCTTTTAAAGGATGGACGGGTTTGTATCATCTCTTTTCATTCTTTAGAAGATCGTATCGTAAAGCAATCGTTGCGAAAATTTGAGAACGGATGCACATGTCCAAAAAGTCTTCCAGTCTGTTTGTGCGGATTTGTTCCGCAAATAAAATCAATTTTCAAAAAGCCATTGATTCCGACTAAACAGGAAATAGACCAAAACCCCATGGCCAGAAGCTCAAAATTAAGGGTGGCTCAAAAAATATAA
- the mraZ gene encoding division/cell wall cluster transcriptional repressor MraZ: MFRSSSFHTIDSKGRVIIPSRFRNILKADKFYGVMVSNKDGCLYAYAFSEWEKVENRILSAKSSAMVNFRRFFLGNSCECRCDKQDRILIPKNLRDYAGLEKEIALVGNLDRFEIWSRDQWEKINKQMEQELQREEVREEIASLGL, from the coding sequence GTGTTTAGATCTAGCTCTTTTCATACCATTGATTCCAAAGGCCGGGTGATTATTCCATCAAGATTCAGGAATATTTTAAAGGCTGATAAATTTTACGGGGTCATGGTTTCAAACAAGGACGGGTGCTTATACGCTTATGCTTTTAGCGAATGGGAAAAAGTGGAAAACAGGATTTTGTCAGCAAAAAGCAGTGCCATGGTAAATTTTAGAAGGTTTTTTCTGGGCAACTCCTGTGAATGCAGATGTGACAAGCAGGATCGTATCCTGATCCCAAAAAATTTAAGAGACTATGCAGGACTTGAAAAAGAAATTGCTCTTGTGGGCAATCTGGATCGATTTGAGATATGGTCACGGGATCAATGGGAAAAAATCAACAAACAAATGGAACAGGAACTCCAAAGAGAGGAAGTAAGAGAGGAAATCGCCTCTCTTGGATTATAA
- a CDS encoding DUF4340 domain-containing protein, with translation MKKEYMILIALILILGAYLLFYKGNKDHYTLPEIPQIDVAKITSLTLDKKEGAIAFTKKGKNWVLTDKEYPADSPAVENMLDTIKTFKLSALVSQKGDLKRYELDNEHHIRVKLVQDEKTIFEFTLGKTAPSFNHTFVMLANDKNIYHANGSFKSYFDKPQDDFRDKKVLEFKQASIKQFTIEKEGVSKTLILKEDEKDPKKSSPKESDPKESNKKKTEITWTAEDGTSADKEAVSNLLSSVAFLECKKYVSVPSKNELEKSLPLCKITLKNEAEIELTLFKTDNPDNLIGISSMNEYVFELSQFNGKEIVSNIEKLLNQEKADLSPKDIDLSKEEANLKPVP, from the coding sequence ATGAAAAAAGAATACATGATCCTGATCGCACTCATCTTGATATTGGGTGCATATCTTTTGTTTTATAAAGGCAACAAAGACCATTATACACTGCCTGAAATTCCCCAAATAGATGTTGCCAAAATCACGAGTCTCACCCTGGATAAAAAAGAAGGAGCCATAGCATTTACAAAAAAAGGAAAAAACTGGGTTCTGACCGACAAAGAATATCCTGCAGACTCACCTGCTGTGGAAAACATGCTGGATACAATCAAAACTTTTAAGCTTTCCGCCCTGGTGTCTCAAAAAGGCGACCTTAAAAGATACGAGCTTGATAATGAACATCATATCCGTGTTAAACTGGTACAAGACGAAAAGACCATTTTTGAATTTACCCTGGGAAAAACCGCGCCGTCTTTTAACCATACGTTTGTCATGCTGGCAAATGATAAAAACATCTATCATGCCAACGGCAGTTTTAAATCTTATTTTGACAAGCCCCAGGATGATTTCAGAGATAAAAAAGTATTGGAGTTCAAGCAAGCCTCCATAAAACAATTTACCATTGAAAAAGAAGGGGTATCCAAAACACTGATTTTAAAAGAAGATGAAAAGGACCCAAAAAAATCGAGTCCAAAAGAATCCGACCCAAAAGAATCAAACAAAAAAAAGACAGAAATCACCTGGACGGCTGAAGACGGAACGTCTGCCGACAAAGAAGCTGTGTCAAATCTTCTGTCCTCTGTTGCGTTTCTGGAATGTAAAAAATATGTGTCTGTTCCTTCTAAAAACGAACTGGAGAAATCCCTTCCCCTGTGCAAGATAACTCTTAAAAATGAAGCCGAAATAGAGTTAACACTTTTTAAAACCGACAATCCTGATAATTTGATCGGAATTTCTTCGATGAATGAGTATGTCTTTGAGCTGAGCCAGTTCAACGGCAAAGAAATTGTGTCAAATATTGAAAAACTGTTAAATCAGGAAAAGGCCGACTTAAGCCCGAAAGATATAGATTTAAGCAAGGAAGAGGCTAATTTAAAACCTGTCCCTTAA